The Litorilinea aerophila genome has a window encoding:
- a CDS encoding glycerophosphodiester phosphodiesterase has protein sequence MFQADPNRIYFQAHRGSVDERPENTLVAFRHAWHFPGAIPETDVRTTRDGVLICLHDATLARTTDAPDEYKDVPVSRLTEAEVRRWDAGVRFSPAYAGQHVPTLREVLAELSGHPERALYLEVKDADFQALGRLLDEYGVWDQILFIAGNPAWLLELQRLFPGVPTMTWLSGSPEKIQAGFEHLARTDFAGITQLQMHLHAAADQDAIRYLLDEAFLQYAQERLRKVGAVLQLRPFRFDGPSLRRLIDLGVHWFVADAPEQFSAALAAARR, from the coding sequence ATGTTTCAAGCCGATCCCAACCGGATCTACTTCCAGGCCCACCGGGGCAGCGTGGATGAACGGCCGGAAAACACCCTGGTCGCCTTCCGCCATGCCTGGCACTTTCCTGGCGCCATCCCCGAAACGGACGTGCGCACCACCCGAGACGGGGTGCTGATCTGCCTCCACGACGCCACCCTGGCCCGCACCACCGACGCGCCCGACGAGTACAAAGATGTGCCCGTCTCCCGGCTGACCGAAGCGGAAGTGCGTCGCTGGGATGCCGGCGTCCGCTTCAGCCCGGCCTACGCCGGCCAGCACGTCCCCACCCTGCGGGAAGTGCTGGCCGAGCTCAGCGGCCACCCAGAGCGGGCCCTCTACCTGGAGGTCAAGGACGCCGACTTCCAGGCCCTGGGCCGGCTCCTCGATGAATACGGCGTGTGGGACCAGATCCTCTTCATCGCCGGGAATCCCGCCTGGCTCCTGGAGCTGCAGCGCCTCTTTCCCGGCGTGCCCACCATGACCTGGCTCAGCGGCTCCCCAGAGAAAATTCAGGCCGGCTTCGAACATCTGGCCCGGACCGACTTCGCCGGCATCACCCAGCTCCAGATGCACCTGCACGCTGCAGCCGATCAGGACGCCATCCGCTACCTGTTGGATGAAGCTTTTTTGCAGTACGCCCAGGAGCGCCTGCGGAAGGTGGGCGCCGTCCTTCAGTTGCGGCCCTTCCGCTTCGACGGTCCGTCCCTGCGCCGGCTGATCGACCTGGGCGTACACTGGTTCGTCGCCGACGCGCCCGAGCAGTTCAGCGCAGCCCTGGCGGCCGCCCGGCGGTGA
- a CDS encoding glycerophosphodiester phosphodiesterase family protein — MSQQPSQPHRPSGRRTIQIVCHKGANEYAPENTYAAAQLCIDWGMDYVEIDVNTSKDGVLYLFHGPQLEETTNGVGYFSDLTAAEIDQLDAGSWFDPRFAGERVPRLEEFLRWIKGKAKVFLDVKAADLSRLIALIYEIGLEDDCFFWFGKDEDALRFRQLDRRLALKMNVASVEDVIQAHERYHANIVEVSLQDMSQALVDECRRRGLQIMIYHRQKDPVGFRQILDWGVDMVNLNHGDLFARIAAEYVPSGGGASQTTPRPRRVVLFVLGGCRADAISHAISAATAPTLHRLMAQGAWTLSAQTVTPAIALPCLASLFLSSHPSRHGITTNRWTPPSPAIPSLVQVISQAGYQTAAFYTWEPLRDLAPPGTLELAFYRRLSEDGFHQVGQMAATTIARLLPTFAFVYLDATDGVGHRDGWMSPTYLEALRRTDEILGQVIQELEAVGAHQETVYLVVADHGGHDHGHGAARAEDTTIPWIISGPGIRANHRLSTPVDIIDTAPTILRCLGLDAPASWQGQVVAEAFEPQAETVPMGEASR; from the coding sequence ATGAGCCAACAGCCATCCCAGCCCCATCGTCCCTCGGGCCGACGCACCATCCAAATCGTCTGCCACAAGGGCGCCAATGAGTACGCGCCGGAAAATACCTACGCCGCCGCCCAGCTCTGCATCGACTGGGGCATGGACTACGTGGAAATCGACGTCAACACCAGCAAGGACGGCGTCCTCTACCTCTTCCACGGACCCCAACTGGAGGAGACCACCAACGGCGTGGGCTACTTTTCGGATCTCACCGCCGCGGAGATCGACCAGTTGGATGCAGGCAGCTGGTTCGACCCCCGCTTCGCCGGCGAACGGGTCCCCCGGCTGGAGGAATTCCTGCGCTGGATCAAGGGCAAGGCCAAAGTCTTCCTGGATGTGAAGGCCGCGGATCTCTCCCGGCTCATCGCGCTGATCTACGAAATCGGCCTGGAGGATGACTGCTTCTTCTGGTTCGGCAAGGACGAAGACGCGCTGCGCTTCCGCCAGCTGGACCGCCGGCTGGCCCTGAAGATGAACGTGGCCAGCGTGGAGGATGTGATCCAGGCCCACGAACGCTACCACGCCAACATCGTGGAAGTCTCCCTCCAGGACATGAGCCAGGCCCTGGTGGATGAATGCCGCCGCCGGGGACTCCAGATCATGATCTATCACCGACAAAAGGATCCCGTCGGTTTCCGCCAGATCCTGGACTGGGGGGTGGACATGGTCAACCTCAACCACGGCGACCTCTTTGCCCGCATCGCCGCCGAATACGTGCCATCCGGCGGCGGCGCCAGCCAGACGACGCCCCGCCCCAGGCGGGTGGTGCTCTTCGTGCTGGGCGGCTGCCGGGCTGATGCCATCTCCCATGCCATCTCTGCCGCCACCGCCCCCACCCTGCACCGCCTGATGGCCCAGGGCGCCTGGACCCTCTCCGCGCAGACCGTCACCCCGGCCATCGCCCTGCCCTGCCTGGCGTCCCTTTTCCTCTCCAGCCACCCGTCCCGCCACGGCATCACCACCAACCGCTGGACGCCCCCGTCGCCGGCCATCCCCAGCCTGGTTCAGGTCATCAGCCAGGCCGGCTACCAGACCGCCGCCTTCTACACCTGGGAGCCCCTGCGAGACCTGGCACCCCCCGGCACCCTGGAGCTGGCCTTCTACCGGCGGCTCAGCGAAGATGGCTTCCACCAGGTGGGCCAGATGGCGGCCACCACCATCGCCCGCCTGCTGCCCACCTTCGCCTTCGTCTACCTGGACGCCACCGACGGCGTCGGCCACCGGGACGGCTGGATGTCGCCCACCTACCTGGAAGCCCTGCGCCGCACGGACGAGATCCTGGGCCAGGTCATCCAGGAGCTGGAGGCGGTGGGAGCGCACCAGGAGACGGTCTACCTGGTCGTGGCGGATCACGGCGGCCACGACCACGGCCACGGGGCCGCCCGCGCCGAGGACACCACCATCCCCTGGATCATCAGCGGGCCGGGCATCCGCGCCAACCATCGGCTCTCCACCCCGGTGGACATCATCGACACCGCGCCCACCATTCTGCGCTGCCTGGGCCTGGACGCGCCGGCCAGCTGGCAGGGGCAGGTTGTAGCCGAGGCTTTCGAACCCCAGGCGGAAACCGTCCCCATGGGCGAGGCCAGCAGGTAA
- a CDS encoding IlvD/Edd family dehydratase has protein sequence MNRSKTFFSESGVAGFTHRAFTRSMGYDDEEMARPVIGICNTYSELNNCHQHFRELCEAVKRGVLEAGGLPLEFPTISLGEIFLNPTSMLYRNLAAMDTEEMIRAQPIDGVVLLTGCDKTTPAALMGAASADLPAILVGGGPMLNGHFRGQILGACTDCRRLTAEYRAGTLDEATYREIEDGIVRSPGHCMVMGTASTMNTLAEALGMALPNNGAIPAVDARRLRLATAAGRRIVHLAREGIRPSQIMTPEAFHNAIVVLNALGGSTNAVVHLPAIARRLGIELPLERFDQISRRTPVIANVRPIGRYQMEDLYYAGGTAALIKELLPLLHGDAPTVTGRTLAENVQQATVQDADIIRPLDNPLQPEGGIAVLRGNLAPDGAIIKQGAASPHLLQHRGRAVVFRGMDDLRARLDDPNLDVKPDDVLVLQNVGPVGGPGMPEVGNFSIPAKLLREGVRDMVRISDARMSGTAFGTIVLHVAPESAVGGPLALVQDGDEIELDVPNRRLILHVDPAELERRRAAWQPPRPAFRRGYGWLYLQHVLQAPQGCDFDFLAGSDPVTAQEQPKF, from the coding sequence ATGAACCGCAGCAAGACCTTTTTCAGCGAATCCGGCGTGGCCGGCTTTACCCATCGGGCCTTCACCCGCTCCATGGGCTACGACGACGAGGAGATGGCCCGACCCGTCATCGGCATCTGCAACACCTACAGCGAGCTCAACAACTGCCATCAACACTTTCGGGAACTCTGCGAGGCCGTGAAGCGGGGCGTGCTGGAGGCCGGAGGGCTCCCCCTGGAGTTTCCCACCATCTCCCTGGGCGAGATCTTCCTCAACCCCACCTCCATGCTCTACCGCAACCTGGCCGCCATGGACACCGAGGAAATGATCCGGGCCCAGCCCATCGACGGAGTGGTGCTGCTGACCGGCTGTGACAAGACCACCCCGGCGGCGCTCATGGGCGCGGCCAGCGCCGACCTGCCCGCCATCCTGGTGGGCGGCGGCCCCATGCTCAACGGCCACTTCCGGGGACAGATCCTGGGCGCGTGCACCGACTGCCGCCGCCTCACCGCGGAATACCGGGCCGGTACCCTGGACGAAGCCACCTACCGGGAGATCGAGGACGGCATCGTGCGCAGCCCCGGCCACTGCATGGTCATGGGCACCGCCTCCACCATGAACACCCTGGCCGAGGCCCTGGGCATGGCCCTGCCCAACAACGGCGCCATCCCCGCGGTGGACGCCCGGCGCCTGCGCCTGGCCACCGCCGCCGGCCGGCGCATCGTCCACCTGGCCCGGGAAGGCATCCGCCCCTCCCAGATCATGACGCCGGAAGCGTTCCACAACGCCATCGTGGTGCTCAACGCCCTGGGCGGCAGCACCAACGCGGTGGTCCACCTGCCGGCCATCGCCCGCCGCCTGGGCATCGAGCTGCCCCTGGAGCGCTTCGACCAGATCAGCCGACGCACGCCGGTGATCGCCAACGTGCGCCCCATCGGCCGCTACCAGATGGAGGACCTCTACTACGCCGGGGGCACTGCAGCCCTGATCAAGGAGCTCCTGCCTTTGCTCCACGGCGATGCCCCGACCGTGACCGGCCGCACCCTGGCGGAAAATGTGCAGCAGGCCACAGTCCAGGATGCCGACATCATCCGGCCCCTGGACAACCCCCTCCAGCCGGAAGGGGGCATCGCGGTGCTGCGGGGCAACCTGGCGCCCGACGGGGCCATCATCAAGCAGGGCGCGGCATCGCCCCACCTGCTCCAACACCGGGGGCGGGCCGTGGTCTTCCGGGGGATGGACGACCTGCGGGCCCGGCTGGACGACCCGAACCTGGACGTGAAACCGGACGATGTGCTGGTCCTGCAGAACGTGGGGCCGGTGGGTGGGCCCGGCATGCCCGAGGTGGGCAACTTCTCCATCCCGGCCAAGTTGCTGCGGGAAGGGGTGCGGGACATGGTGCGCATCTCCGACGCGCGCATGAGCGGCACGGCGTTTGGCACCATCGTCCTCCATGTGGCGCCGGAGAGCGCGGTGGGCGGTCCCCTGGCCCTGGTGCAGGACGGCGACGAGATCGAGCTGGACGTGCCCAACCGCCGCCTGATCCTCCACGTGGATCCGGCCGAGCTGGAGCGGCGCCGGGCTGCCTGGCAACCGCCCCGGCCCGCCTTCCGCCGGGGCTATGGCTGGCTCTACCTCCAGCATGTGCTTCAGGCGCCCCAAGGCTGCGACTTCGATTTCCTGGCCGGCAGCGACCCTGTCACCGCCCAGGAACAGCCCAAATTCTGA